The following are encoded in a window of Paramormyrops kingsleyae isolate MSU_618 chromosome 12, PKINGS_0.4, whole genome shotgun sequence genomic DNA:
- the LOC140577735 gene encoding THAP domain-containing protein 6-like, which yields MAAVTAVCLETRTRGITFHLFPKSRERRRKWEVALRRDGFAATDRTLICSEHFKTEDFDRTGQTVRIKDGVVPSIFSFPAYLQRSVAIRSTTTSRQLEDNLPMDLMPDGATAERRVRRLRHKRERKLQATEHLYALPASPKAIKAKLQQALVRQRKLQREKSNALRREKRAKNNMQALLEELKEKNLINEELKDRLECYSDLPVHLLSRQGVEYTKAQRDFALTLHLHGPKAYNYLRETLHIHLPHPSSMQRYSI from the exons ATGGCTGCTGTAACCGCCGTTTGTCTCGAAACGAGAACCCGAGGGATCACCTTTCACCT GTTTCCCAAAtccagagagaggaggaggaagtggGAAGTTGCCCTAAGAAGGGACGGTTTTGCTGCCACTGACAGGACACTGATCTGCAGTGAGCACTTCAAGACCGAGGACTTCGACAGGACCGGGCAGACTGTGCGGATTAAAGATGGTGTTGTgccatccattttcagcttCCCAGCATATCTTCAAAGG TCAGTAGCAATAAGAAGCACAACAACTTCAAGACAACTAGAAGACAACCTGCCAATGGACTTGATGCCTGAT GGAGCAACTGCAgagaggagagtgaggaggtTGAGGCACAAGCGGGAGCGCAAGCTGCAGGCCACTGAGCACTTGTATGCATTGCCTGCTTCCCCTAAGGCTATAAAGGCCAAATTGCAACAGGCCTTAGTGAGACAGAGGAAACTGCAGCGGGAGAAGAGTAATGCCTTGAGGAGAGAGAAGAGGGCCAAGAACAACATGCAGGCTCTTCTGGAGGAACTGAAGGAGAAAAATCTCATCAACGAAGAGCTGAAAGACAGGCTTGAATGCTactcag ATCTTCCGGTTCATCTCCTGTCGAGGCAGGGTGTAGAGTACACCAAGGCCCAGAGAGATTTTGCCCTTACGCTCCATCTGCATGGTCCAAAGGCATATAACTACCTGAGAGAGACTCTACATATTCACCTGCCACATCCCAGTTCAATGCAAAGGTATTCTATATGA